One Nostoc punctiforme PCC 73102 DNA window includes the following coding sequences:
- a CDS encoding response regulator transcription factor, which translates to MNVLFVEDEAKIANFVRAGLKEQGFVVDYCDNGDEGYLRALENEYDVLILDIMVPGKDGLSILKLLRGQGRNAPVILLTARNELDDRLAGLNLGADDYIAKPFFVEELAARIHAVVRRSVSNRQNILSVGPIRLDRITREVTCDRQAIELTSREFNLLEYLMRSPGRVFTRTQILEHVWGYDFNPNTNVVDVCIQRIRKKIDPIDEPVWIESIRGVGYRFRKPESSS; encoded by the coding sequence GTGAACGTTCTATTTGTCGAAGATGAGGCGAAAATTGCTAACTTCGTCCGGGCTGGACTGAAGGAGCAGGGATTTGTTGTAGACTACTGCGACAACGGTGATGAAGGATATCTGCGGGCATTAGAAAATGAATATGATGTTCTTATCCTCGACATTATGGTGCCGGGAAAGGATGGACTATCAATCTTAAAACTCTTGCGGGGGCAAGGTCGGAATGCGCCGGTAATTTTGTTGACGGCTCGGAATGAACTAGACGATCGCTTGGCAGGGCTAAATTTAGGAGCAGATGATTACATCGCTAAACCGTTTTTTGTAGAAGAGTTAGCGGCTCGAATTCATGCCGTTGTTCGCCGGAGTGTGAGCAATCGCCAAAATATCCTTAGTGTTGGGCCGATCAGACTCGATCGCATCACCAGGGAAGTTACTTGCGATCGCCAGGCGATAGAACTCACCAGCCGCGAGTTCAATCTTCTAGAGTATCTGATGCGCTCTCCCGGACGGGTTTTCACCCGTACCCAAATTCTGGAGCATGTTTGGGGTTACGACTTTAACCCCAACACCAACGTCGTAGATGTTTGTATCCAGCGAATTCGTAAAAAAATTGACCCCATTGATGAACCA
- a CDS encoding Gfo/Idh/MocA family protein has product METLNTALCSYGLSGRVFHAPFINLHPGFQLAGSWERSKNLIQEDYPKVKSYPSLEALLADERVILVLVNTPTYTHYDYTKQALLADKHVVVEKAFTTTVKEAEQHLIGIQSQKVNMACCIQKKTQK; this is encoded by the coding sequence ATGGAAACTCTCAATACGGCTCTTTGTTCTTATGGTTTGTCTGGTAGGGTATTTCATGCGCCGTTTATTAATTTGCATCCCGGTTTTCAATTAGCAGGCTCTTGGGAAAGAAGCAAAAATCTTATACAGGAAGATTATCCGAAAGTAAAAAGCTATCCTTCTTTGGAAGCATTGCTAGCCGACGAGCGAGTAATTCTAGTGTTGGTAAATACACCAACTTATACACATTACGATTATACTAAACAGGCTTTATTGGCAGACAAGCATGTAGTGGTAGAAAAAGCATTTACCACAACAGTCAAAGAAGCAGAACAACACTTGATTGGTATACAGAGCCAGAAAGTGAATATGGCTTGCTGCATACAGAAAAAGACACAAAAGTAA
- a CDS encoding Gfo/Idh/MocA family oxidoreductase, translating into MLHTEKDTKVIREKVKSSQGSYLGYYDAVYKSIVDNQPVTVTAEDGINVMRIIEAAIKSSNEQKVIALL; encoded by the coding sequence TTGCTGCATACAGAAAAAGACACAAAAGTAATTCGGGAAAAAGTAAAAAGCTCACAGGGCAGTTATTTAGGCTATTACGACGCGGTATATAAATCTATTGTTGATAATCAGCCAGTTACTGTTACTGCCGAAGACGGAATTAATGTAATGCGGATTATAGAAGCAGCTATTAAAAGCAGCAATGAGCAAAAAGTCATAGCGTTGCTTTAA
- a CDS encoding sugar porter family MFS transporter, whose product MSSTTVRRKSNTFYVILIAGAAALGGFLFGFDTAVINGAVLSLAKAFNTSSWVTGLAVSLALLGSAVGAFFAGQIADRYGRVKAMVVASVLFTISAIGSGMAFTIWDFIFWRVLGGIGIGVASVIAPAYIAECSPTHLRGRLGSLQQLAIVVGIFVALLSDYFIATSAGSADSPFLFGVAAWRWMFWTAVPPAVFYGMVALTIPESPRYLVAKGRESEAVNVLTKILGGDVLPKIEEIRQTVLRERQPKFSDLLSRSGGLLPIVWIGIGLSVLQQFVGINVIFYYSSVLWRAVGFSEKDSLSITVITGAVNIITTLIAIAFVDKFGRKPLLIIGSIGMTLTLGTMAYIFGNAPLDAAGNPSLAGSAGTVALIAANLYVFCFGFSWGPIVWVLLGEMFNNKIRAAALSVAAAIQWVANFLISTTFPPILQYFGLGSAYGLYTIAAATSFFFILFFIKETKGIELEDM is encoded by the coding sequence ATGTCTTCTACTACTGTTCGTCGTAAATCCAACACGTTTTATGTCATTTTGATTGCTGGTGCTGCTGCCCTCGGCGGGTTTTTATTCGGTTTTGATACCGCTGTGATTAACGGCGCGGTTTTATCATTAGCCAAAGCTTTTAACACCAGTAGTTGGGTGACAGGACTGGCAGTGTCTCTCGCGTTACTAGGATCTGCGGTAGGAGCCTTTTTTGCCGGACAGATTGCAGACCGTTATGGTCGAGTCAAGGCAATGGTGGTCGCTTCGGTGTTGTTTACTATCAGTGCCATTGGCTCTGGGATGGCCTTCACAATTTGGGATTTTATCTTTTGGCGAGTATTGGGTGGGATTGGAATCGGCGTTGCTAGCGTAATCGCCCCAGCTTATATTGCGGAATGTTCTCCTACCCATTTGCGGGGAAGGTTAGGATCTCTGCAACAATTAGCGATCGTAGTGGGAATTTTCGTTGCCTTATTGAGCGACTACTTTATCGCTACGTCAGCAGGTTCAGCAGACTCGCCGTTTTTGTTTGGGGTTGCAGCTTGGCGCTGGATGTTTTGGACAGCAGTCCCACCAGCAGTATTCTACGGGATGGTAGCTTTAACAATTCCTGAATCTCCCCGTTATTTGGTTGCCAAAGGACGAGAATCAGAAGCTGTTAACGTTCTGACCAAGATTTTGGGAGGTGACGTACTGCCAAAAATCGAAGAAATTCGGCAGACAGTGCTTCGCGAACGCCAACCCAAATTTTCTGACCTCTTAAGCAGAAGTGGCGGACTCCTCCCCATTGTTTGGATAGGAATCGGCTTATCTGTATTACAACAATTTGTTGGGATTAATGTAATCTTTTACTACAGTAGTGTTTTGTGGCGGGCAGTCGGGTTTTCCGAAAAAGATTCCCTATCAATCACGGTGATTACAGGAGCCGTCAACATTATTACAACACTGATTGCGATCGCCTTTGTGGATAAATTTGGTCGCAAGCCGTTGCTAATAATAGGTTCAATTGGCATGACCCTGACCTTGGGGACAATGGCTTATATTTTTGGTAATGCTCCCCTAGATGCTGCTGGAAATCCTTCCCTCGCCGGAAGCGCTGGGACTGTGGCTCTCATCGCCGCCAACCTCTACGTGTTTTGCTTCGGTTTCTCCTGGGGGCCGATAGTTTGGGTGTTGTTGGGAGAAATGTTTAATAACAAGATTCGAGCGGCTGCACTTTCAGTTGCTGCTGCAATCCAATGGGTTGCGAATTTCCTTATTTCCACAACATTTCCTCCCATACTCCAATATTTCGGTCTAGGTTCTGCCTATGGACTTTATACAATTGCGGCGGCTACCTCATTCTTTTTCATTCTCTTTTTTATTAAAGAAACCAAAGGAATTGAGTTGGAAGACATGTAA
- a CDS encoding ABC transporter permease subunit: MSQTVRPPINKSANNSAARNRKSISTLLEVAGILPILVIICILFAFLSPNFLTGGNIVNILRQASINIVLATGMTFVILTGGIDLSVGSILAVSAVVGLLVSLLPALSWAAVPAALLAGLLLGLVNGALITFLDVPPFIVTLGSLTALRGVAFLIAKGTTLINRDINFAWVGNSYVGPLPWLVIIALLTVIASWFVLRQTVLGVQIYAVGGNERAARLTGIKVNRVLLFVYGISGLLAGLGGIMSASRLYSASGILGQGYELDAIAAVILGGTSFTGGIGTIGGTLLGALIIAILNNGLTLLNLSYFWQLVVKGLVIILAVMIDRLRRRSRR, translated from the coding sequence ATGAGTCAGACAGTCAGACCGCCTATCAATAAATCAGCCAACAATTCCGCAGCTCGCAACCGGAAATCAATCAGCACTCTGCTGGAAGTTGCTGGTATTCTGCCAATCCTAGTAATTATCTGCATCTTATTTGCATTCCTTTCTCCCAACTTTCTCACCGGCGGTAACATCGTCAATATCTTGCGTCAGGCATCAATCAATATTGTGCTGGCGACAGGAATGACCTTTGTAATTCTCACCGGAGGTATTGACCTATCAGTTGGGTCAATATTGGCCGTTTCTGCCGTAGTTGGACTGCTGGTATCGCTATTGCCGGCTTTAAGTTGGGCGGCTGTACCTGCTGCATTGTTGGCAGGATTGCTTTTAGGCTTAGTCAACGGCGCTCTCATCACCTTCTTGGATGTGCCACCTTTTATTGTGACGTTAGGTTCACTTACAGCCTTGCGGGGTGTGGCATTTCTGATTGCGAAGGGTACAACACTGATTAACCGAGATATCAATTTTGCTTGGGTGGGTAATAGTTACGTCGGGCCTCTGCCGTGGTTAGTAATCATTGCCCTACTGACCGTAATCGCTAGCTGGTTTGTGCTGCGGCAAACTGTTTTAGGAGTGCAGATATATGCCGTAGGAGGTAACGAACGGGCAGCCAGATTAACTGGGATTAAAGTTAATCGTGTCTTGCTATTTGTCTATGGTATTAGCGGATTACTGGCAGGCTTAGGAGGAATCATGAGCGCCAGCCGTCTATATAGTGCCAGTGGCATATTGGGTCAAGGTTACGAATTAGATGCGATCGCAGCTGTTATTCTTGGTGGAACCAGCTTTACAGGTGGTATTGGTACCATTGGCGGCACTCTTTTAGGTGCATTAATCATTGCTATTCTCAACAACGGTTTAACCTTGTTGAACCTATCTTACTTCTGGCAACTAGTCGTCAAAGGACTAGTAATTATTTTGGCAGTAATGATTGATCGATTGCGTAGACGTTCCAGACGGTAA
- a CDS encoding iron uptake porin, giving the protein MIKILLHSFFILFFAVPAVWAAPPEEDSSTADADRNLQGQVNSVSQLSDIKPSDWAFQALQSLVERYGCIAGYPDATYRGNRALSRYEFAAGLNACLDRVNELIAVGTNDLVKKEDLAVLQNLQTEFAAELATLRGRVDTLEAHTATLEEQQFSTTTKLNAQIITAISDTFGNRVGGDRDESRLYFANRGRLNLESSFTGKDLLRVRLEFGNFTNSNGASQIAAATGTGMTRLNFDNDSNNTLIIPHIRYYFPVGDSLSFVVGPTGIGYNDITNNITPATIADDGNGIPSLFGKNSPLFERGGGGAAANWSISKNLILTLGYLANSPNVPSAQNGLFDGGYNALAHLAYYGEQGAIGIAYSHGYNPAGTVDINAGRGSALSNAPFGNNIATSNSIVGVQGYYRFSPNFQVHSWGGYVRANAKNSGFSDISNGRGGTDSLFVNNGDNANAWFGAIGMSFPDVGGKGNLPGILFGIPPRVSNSDIRQDRDTAYHIEAFYRYRLNDNISVTPGFWVILNPENDSRNDTQYVGVLRTTFDF; this is encoded by the coding sequence ATGATTAAAATTCTTCTGCATAGCTTTTTTATCCTATTTTTCGCAGTTCCAGCAGTTTGGGCAGCACCTCCAGAAGAAGATTCGAGTACAGCAGATGCTGATAGAAATTTACAGGGACAAGTAAATTCTGTTTCCCAACTTTCCGACATCAAACCGAGCGATTGGGCATTCCAAGCACTGCAATCACTAGTCGAACGTTATGGCTGTATTGCAGGTTATCCTGATGCAACCTATCGCGGTAATCGTGCCTTGAGTCGTTATGAATTTGCTGCTGGTTTAAACGCCTGCTTAGACCGGGTGAATGAATTAATTGCTGTGGGTACTAATGATTTGGTCAAAAAAGAAGATTTGGCAGTGCTGCAAAATTTGCAGACAGAGTTTGCAGCAGAATTGGCAACTCTGCGTGGCCGGGTGGATACCCTGGAAGCACATACAGCAACGCTGGAGGAGCAGCAATTTTCCACCACTACTAAGTTGAATGCTCAAATTATTACGGCCATTAGTGATACCTTTGGTAATAGAGTAGGTGGCGATCGCGATGAGTCCCGTCTCTATTTTGCAAACCGAGGTCGTCTAAACTTAGAGAGTAGCTTCACCGGTAAAGATTTATTGCGAGTACGGCTGGAGTTTGGCAACTTTACAAATTCTAATGGTGCAAGTCAAATTGCCGCAGCCACTGGCACAGGCATGACACGACTCAATTTCGACAATGACAGCAACAATACACTAATAATTCCCCACATACGTTACTACTTCCCCGTTGGTGATTCCCTTTCTTTCGTTGTTGGCCCCACAGGTATTGGTTACAACGACATCACAAACAACATCACTCCTGCCACGATCGCTGATGATGGTAATGGGATTCCCTCACTCTTTGGTAAAAACAGTCCCCTCTTCGAGCGAGGTGGTGGGGGTGCAGCCGCTAATTGGAGTATCAGTAAAAACTTGATTCTTACCTTGGGCTATTTAGCAAATAGTCCAAACGTTCCATCAGCACAAAATGGCTTATTTGATGGCGGCTACAATGCTCTAGCGCACCTGGCATATTACGGCGAACAAGGAGCTATTGGTATTGCCTACTCTCATGGTTATAATCCTGCTGGCACTGTAGATATTAACGCCGGGAGAGGCAGCGCCCTGTCAAATGCTCCCTTTGGAAATAACATTGCTACTTCCAATAGCATTGTTGGCGTACAGGGATACTATCGCTTTTCCCCAAATTTCCAGGTACACTCTTGGGGCGGATATGTCAGGGCAAATGCGAAAAACTCTGGTTTCAGCGATATTTCTAATGGTAGGGGTGGAACAGATTCTCTGTTCGTGAACAATGGTGATAATGCCAATGCTTGGTTTGGAGCGATTGGTATGTCGTTTCCTGATGTGGGCGGTAAGGGCAACCTGCCAGGAATTCTTTTTGGGATACCGCCGCGTGTCTCTAACAGTGATATCCGTCAAGACCGAGACACAGCTTACCATATTGAAGCATTCTATCGCTACCGCCTGAACGATAATATCTCAGTAACTCCTGGTTTTTGGGTGATTCTCAACCCGGAAAACGATAGTAGAAATGATACGCAGTACGTGGGCGTGCTTCGTACAACCTTCGATTTTTAA
- a CDS encoding HdeD family acid-resistance protein, whose translation MNSENIGQARQSLGWFIVLGILMIVLGMAAIAEPFVATIAITIVISWFLLIAGIVRIVHALQSRRQKGFWLKLVVGILYALAGIMLIGNIFGAALSITFALGIVFLAEGVFEVITAFQIRPEPNWGWTLFSGMMAIILGILILYKWPFSAAWVLGLFAGINFLLTGVWMIALSLPSRRIPNQRTGI comes from the coding sequence ATGAATTCTGAAAACATCGGTCAAGCGAGACAAAGTTTAGGATGGTTCATCGTTCTAGGCATTTTAATGATTGTGCTAGGCATGGCAGCGATCGCAGAACCATTCGTTGCCACTATTGCCATTACAATCGTCATCTCTTGGTTTTTATTGATCGCTGGTATTGTCCGAATTGTCCACGCATTGCAATCACGACGACAAAAAGGCTTCTGGCTAAAGCTAGTGGTTGGTATTCTCTATGCACTTGCTGGGATTATGTTGATTGGCAACATCTTTGGTGCTGCGCTCTCCATCACATTCGCCTTGGGAATTGTCTTTTTGGCTGAGGGTGTATTTGAGGTAATTACAGCATTTCAAATACGTCCAGAGCCAAATTGGGGTTGGACACTGTTTAGTGGCATGATGGCCATTATTCTGGGAATTTTAATTTTGTATAAATGGCCTTTCAGTGCAGCTTGGGTGCTGGGATTATTTGCAGGGATTAATTTTTTGTTGACAGGTGTTTGGATGATCGCGCTCTCACTGCCTAGCCGTCGCATTCCTAACCAGAGAACAGGAATCTGA